In one Rugosibacter aromaticivorans genomic region, the following are encoded:
- a CDS encoding ABC transporter transmembrane domain-containing protein: MTPTPKPRLTMLKGLLPFLAPYRTRFVLAAIALVVAASATLAIPYAFKQMIDLGFGASGIQSRAHIDLYFLALFGVACVMAVATAARFYAVSWLGERVTADIRAAVYGHVLKQSPQFFETTRTGDVLSRLTADTTLIQTVVGTSISMGLRNLLLFIGGLTMMMVTSFKLSIIIIVMLVAVVLPIVFFGRRVRKLSRDSQDRVADASALAGEVLNAMPTVQAFTQEARESARFGASVNTAFDTAIRRIRARSLLTVIAILLVFGAIVFVLWLGAHAVIEGRMTGGDLSQFVLYSALVAGAIGGLSEVLGDVQRAAGATERLLELLAAESPIQSPDIPRTLPPPTGQGASLTLEDVTFHYPSRPLTMALDHVSIAIRPGETIAVVGPSGAGKTTLFQLLLRFYDPQQGRITLDGVDIRELALTELRNATGIVPQDSVTFSANALENIRYGKPGASDDEVIAAARLAAAHEFIEKLPGGYQSFLGERGVRLSGGQRQRIAIARAMLKNPPLLLLDEATSALDAESERLVQGALEAAMQGRTTLIIAHRLATVQRADRIIVMEEGRIVETGTHADLVAKGGLYAHLAALQFHAMA; the protein is encoded by the coding sequence ATGACTCCAACACCCAAACCCCGTCTGACCATGCTCAAGGGCTTGCTGCCTTTTCTGGCACCTTATCGCACACGCTTTGTGCTGGCCGCCATTGCCCTCGTGGTGGCGGCTAGCGCGACGCTGGCGATTCCTTACGCCTTCAAGCAGATGATCGATCTTGGTTTCGGTGCCTCTGGCATACAAAGCCGCGCCCACATCGATCTGTATTTTCTCGCCCTGTTCGGTGTTGCCTGCGTGATGGCAGTAGCCACGGCGGCACGCTTTTATGCGGTCTCCTGGCTTGGCGAGCGAGTCACGGCCGACATCCGTGCCGCAGTCTATGGCCACGTGCTGAAGCAAAGCCCGCAGTTTTTCGAGACCACCCGCACGGGCGACGTGCTGTCGCGGCTGACTGCCGACACGACGCTGATCCAGACGGTCGTCGGTACCAGCATCTCCATGGGTCTGCGCAATCTATTGCTGTTCATCGGCGGCCTGACCATGATGATGGTCACCAGTTTCAAGCTATCAATCATCATCATTGTCATGCTGGTTGCAGTGGTGTTGCCTATCGTTTTCTTCGGCCGCCGCGTGCGCAAGTTATCGCGCGATTCACAAGACCGCGTCGCCGATGCCTCCGCCCTGGCCGGCGAAGTGCTCAATGCCATGCCCACGGTGCAAGCCTTCACGCAAGAAGCCCGGGAGAGCGCCCGTTTCGGCGCTTCAGTGAACACGGCTTTTGATACCGCCATCCGTCGCATCCGCGCCCGCTCGCTGCTGACGGTGATTGCCATTCTGCTGGTGTTCGGCGCCATCGTCTTTGTGCTGTGGCTGGGTGCGCATGCGGTGATCGAGGGACGCATGACGGGCGGCGATCTGAGCCAGTTCGTTCTTTACTCCGCGCTGGTTGCCGGCGCCATTGGCGGGCTGTCGGAGGTGCTGGGCGACGTGCAGCGTGCCGCCGGCGCCACTGAGCGGCTACTTGAACTGCTCGCCGCCGAGTCACCCATCCAATCGCCAGACATTCCCCGCACGCTGCCGCCACCAACCGGCCAGGGCGCCTCCCTCACTCTGGAAGACGTAACCTTCCACTATCCATCGCGCCCGCTCACCATGGCGCTGGATCATGTTTCGATCGCTATCCGCCCCGGCGAGACCATCGCCGTAGTCGGCCCCTCGGGCGCTGGCAAAACCACATTGTTTCAGTTATTGCTGCGCTTCTATGACCCGCAGCAGGGACGCATCACTCTCGATGGCGTCGACATCCGTGAGCTGGCCCTGACCGAGCTGCGCAATGCCACCGGCATCGTGCCGCAAGACAGCGTGACCTTCTCCGCCAACGCGCTGGAAAACATCCGCTATGGCAAACCCGGCGCCAGCGATGACGAAGTGATCGCCGCTGCGCGCCTGGCGGCAGCGCACGAGTTCATCGAGAAGCTGCCCGGGGGCTACCAGAGTTTTCTCGGCGAACGCGGCGTGCGCCTTTCCGGCGGCCAGCGCCAGCGTATCGCCATCGCCCGCGCCATGCTGAAAAACCCGCCGCTACTGCTGCTCGACGAAGCCACGAGCGCGCTGGATGCCGAATCGGAGCGATTGGTGCAGGGCGCGCTGGAAGCCGCCATGCAAGGCCGCACCACGCTGATCATCGCCCATCGCCTGGCCACCGTGCAACGCGCCGACCGCATCATCGTCATGGAAGAAGGCCGCATTGTCGAAACCGGCACTCATGCGGATTTAGTGGCGAAGGGTGGGCTTTACGCGCATCTGGCTGCGCTGCAATTCCACGCGATGGCTTAG